A window of the Thermodesulfobacteriota bacterium genome harbors these coding sequences:
- a CDS encoding rhomboid family intramembrane serine protease codes for MIPIKDNIPTRTFPIITVGIIFVNISVFIWQSFLSPREEEQLFLYLGLIPRELTLALSSRIEILPYNLVTLFTSMFLHGGVFHVVGNMLYLWIFGNNIEDSFGHGRFAFFYLLSGVFAAIVQYLYDPLSNVPMIGASGAVSGVLGAYLVLYPYARVITLVFIFIFVKIVELPALIFLTFWFLMQFLHSGMEGVAWYAHIGGFIFGIFMGRLFAKRRVKRLWR; via the coding sequence ATGATCCCTATAAAAGATAACATACCTACCCGGACCTTCCCCATTATAACAGTTGGTATAATCTTTGTAAACATCTCGGTCTTTATCTGGCAATCTTTTCTTTCACCTAGAGAGGAGGAACAATTATTCCTTTATCTGGGTCTCATTCCAAGGGAGCTAACACTCGCTCTCTCCTCAAGAATCGAAATTCTGCCTTATAATCTGGTTACGCTTTTTACGTCGATGTTTTTGCACGGCGGGGTCTTCCACGTAGTCGGCAATATGCTCTATCTGTGGATATTTGGGAATAACATAGAGGATTCCTTTGGTCATGGGAGGTTTGCTTTCTTTTATCTGCTTTCTGGAGTATTTGCGGCGATCGTTCAATACCTTTACGATCCTTTGTCTAATGTACCGATGATTGGTGCTTCGGGGGCTGTTTCTGGTGTTTTGGGGGCATATCTTGTGCTTTATCCTTACGCGAGGGTTATAACACTAGTCTTCATATTTATATTTGTTAAGATTGTGGAACTTCCAGCCCTTATTTTTCTTACATTCTGGTTTCTAATGCAGTTTCTCCATTCTGGGATGGAAGGGGTGGCGTGGTACGCGCACATAGGTGGATTCATATTTGGGATTTTTATGGGAAGGCTGTTTGCCAAAAGACGCGTAAAAAGATTGTGGCGCTAG
- a CDS encoding response regulator: protein MKPKILVVDDEEHIRLLYREELEDEGFSVELAEDGLEAIEKIKKEPYDLVILDIRMPGMDGMKTLNEIKSINKDLPVILCSAYTEYKQDFASWVSDDYVVKSADTSELKEKVKKILKFEGV, encoded by the coding sequence TTGAAGCCCAAAATACTCGTTGTGGATGACGAGGAGCACATAAGGCTTCTCTACAGAGAGGAACTGGAAGATGAAGGATTTAGTGTAGAACTTGCAGAAGACGGTCTCGAAGCCATCGAAAAAATAAAAAAAGAGCCCTACGATCTAGTCATACTCGATATCAGGATGCCAGGTATGGACGGTATGAAAACCCTAAATGAAATAAAGAGCATCAATAAAGATCTTCCCGTTATACTCTGTTCCGCTTACACTGAGTATAAACAAGACTTCGCAAGCTGGGTATCCGACGACTACGTTGTTAAATCGGCGGATACATCCGAATTGAAAGAGAAGGTAAAAAAAATTCTAAAGTTCGAGGGGGTGTAG
- the galT gene encoding galactose-1-phosphate uridylyltransferase: MPELRKDPVSDRWVIISEERGKRPIFVLDETPYTRPTVCPLCPGNESMTPPEVFAIRRDGSPRDRPGWTLRVVPNKFPALRIEGDLQKEGVGIYDRMNGIGAHEVIIETPDHDEHLFDMEIPKLADIFIAFRERCEDLVKDIRFRYIMVFKNYGQRAGASIDHSHSQLIALPIVPKIVSEEMAGALTHFRLKERCIFCDIIAQEKDEKTRVVFENDRFLAISPYASRFPFEIWILPKNHESHFEKHAQSNSYLSLAEIFSVILKKYDKGLKRPPYNFIIHTSPLNTSYLPHYHWHIEIIPRLTRLAGFEWGTGFYINPTPPEEATSFLREV, encoded by the coding sequence ATGCCAGAATTGCGGAAGGACCCGGTAAGCGACAGATGGGTAATAATCTCTGAGGAAAGAGGTAAAAGGCCAATATTCGTCCTCGATGAGACTCCTTATACGAGGCCCACTGTCTGCCCCCTTTGTCCTGGAAATGAATCGATGACCCCCCCTGAAGTCTTTGCCATAAGGCGAGACGGCTCCCCTAGAGACAGACCCGGCTGGACTTTGAGAGTCGTACCTAATAAATTTCCAGCACTAAGGATCGAAGGAGACCTCCAAAAGGAAGGTGTGGGTATTTACGACAGGATGAACGGGATTGGCGCGCACGAGGTAATAATTGAGACTCCAGATCACGATGAGCATCTTTTCGATATGGAAATTCCAAAATTGGCCGACATCTTCATAGCTTTTAGGGAAAGATGCGAGGATCTAGTAAAAGACATAAGATTCAGATACATCATGGTTTTCAAAAACTACGGTCAGAGGGCTGGGGCATCTATAGACCATTCCCATTCCCAACTCATCGCTTTACCAATTGTTCCCAAAATCGTCTCCGAAGAAATGGCGGGTGCACTGACCCACTTCCGACTGAAGGAAAGGTGCATCTTCTGTGACATAATCGCCCAAGAGAAAGATGAAAAGACAAGGGTCGTTTTTGAGAACGACCGCTTTCTCGCCATTTCACCTTACGCCTCCAGGTTCCCCTTCGAGATCTGGATACTCCCAAAAAACCACGAATCCCATTTTGAAAAGCATGCTCAATCGAATAGTTACCTTTCCCTGGCCGAGATCTTCTCGGTTATTCTAAAAAAATACGATAAGGGATTAAAGAGGCCTCCTTACAACTTTATAATCCATACTTCCCCACTTAACACTTCATACCTTCCCCATTACCATTGGCACATCGAAATAATCCCAAGGCTTACCAGGCTTGCGGGTTTTGAGTGGGGAACCGGATTTTACATAAACCCTACACCCCCGGAGGAAGCCACTTCTTTCCTGAGGGAGGTTTAA
- a CDS encoding PDZ domain-containing protein — translation MTSLRCFIIKIALIALVLLSLSGATLGQVRPSEKMVSNEAAMWKFDPAENMAIAYFPCTLISCEEYKVRDAIYKAYFPDGFVLTLSSSGNVLRHYYLPSRQHESALKRNRELYLGSEFESFPEEIRKRLKIRVSEMDKFFMAEYRLIEILHDFNLGKFNEAANLSTIVIAQKTSLIGINMKEEDGTLVIAEIKESSPAQKAGLQVGDRILKINGQPVTLSDLRELFRALRREEPTVIFTVQRKKWDKPKDIVLEVSYWTRHSSEKDPPLAAVFAIRALAEKELGATQAFFRDAERAFILDPKNEWARRAIVFTHIEKGRYDEALKVLSQKKDSFDRLLEGIVYSKAGDMNKAVDAFSQVGDDLFETKSVFYQNYIALAKALWKPYKEAILKSAKDNEAKGQLREAIRNYSSYLQLADEKEAKMVRNHIADLIAKHPHMFALPEEARRMVIRAETYTQDGQFEKAIEEYKRALKIQPFFPLIYKALALNYAQVKNFNQAIKNMSIYLELYPDAPDARAAKDEIYRWELRMEKGD, via the coding sequence ATGACATCACTTAGATGCTTCATCATAAAAATAGCACTCATTGCACTCGTTCTCCTTTCGCTTTCAGGTGCAACCTTGGGCCAGGTACGCCCTTCAGAAAAAATGGTATCAAATGAAGCAGCTATGTGGAAGTTCGATCCAGCCGAAAATATGGCGATCGCCTATTTTCCATGCACCCTTATTTCTTGCGAGGAATATAAGGTGAGGGATGCAATTTACAAAGCCTATTTCCCCGATGGATTCGTCTTAACACTCTCTTCCTCTGGGAATGTCTTACGGCACTACTACCTTCCGTCACGACAGCATGAATCCGCCCTTAAAAGGAATAGAGAGTTATATCTGGGGTCGGAGTTCGAGTCATTCCCTGAAGAGATAAGAAAAAGGCTTAAAATCAGGGTCAGCGAAATGGACAAGTTTTTTATGGCCGAGTATCGGCTAATAGAAATCCTCCACGATTTTAATCTCGGAAAGTTTAATGAGGCGGCCAATCTCTCAACGATAGTCATTGCCCAAAAAACATCCTTGATAGGGATCAACATGAAAGAGGAGGATGGTACATTAGTCATCGCAGAAATTAAGGAATCATCCCCTGCCCAAAAAGCTGGACTTCAAGTTGGCGATCGCATTCTCAAGATCAACGGGCAACCTGTCACCCTGTCCGACTTAAGAGAACTTTTCAGAGCTCTAAGACGCGAAGAACCTACCGTTATTTTCACTGTGCAAAGGAAAAAATGGGATAAGCCAAAAGATATAGTCCTTGAAGTATCCTACTGGACAAGACACTCTTCCGAAAAGGATCCTCCATTGGCAGCCGTTTTTGCCATAAGGGCCCTTGCCGAGAAGGAACTCGGAGCAACTCAGGCTTTTTTTAGGGACGCAGAACGGGCTTTCATCTTAGATCCTAAAAATGAATGGGCAAGGCGGGCTATAGTCTTTACCCATATCGAAAAAGGTCGTTACGATGAGGCATTAAAGGTTCTTTCCCAAAAAAAGGATAGTTTCGATCGACTCCTAGAGGGTATAGTTTACTCTAAAGCAGGGGATATGAATAAGGCAGTAGACGCTTTTTCCCAAGTAGGAGACGACTTGTTTGAAACGAAAAGCGTATTCTACCAAAACTACATAGCGCTCGCTAAAGCTCTATGGAAACCTTACAAGGAGGCAATACTCAAATCGGCAAAAGATAATGAGGCAAAGGGTCAGCTAAGAGAAGCTATAAGGAATTATTCCAGTTACCTTCAACTTGCGGATGAAAAGGAAGCAAAAATGGTAAGGAATCACATAGCAGATCTAATCGCAAAGCACCCTCACATGTTTGCGCTTCCTGAAGAGGCAAGAAGAATGGTCATTAGGGCAGAAACGTACACACAGGATGGTCAGTTTGAGAAGGCGATAGAAGAGTATAAGAGGGCTTTAAAAATTCAACCTTTCTTTCCTTTAATTTACAAGGCTTTGGCGCTAAATTACGCCCAAGTCAAAAATTTTAATCAAGCCATAAAAAACATGTCTATCTACCTTGAACTCTATCCTGACGCACCGGACGCGAGGGCTGCAAAGGATGAAATCTATCGCTGGGAGTTAAGAATGGAAAAGGGCGATTAG
- the glgA gene encoding glycogen synthase GlgA: protein MKVLIASPEVYPFVKTGGLADVTGSLPKALKKLGVDARVILPKHKQIGEKFPLRYHNWKISCPISNRIVEAEIIESQYDEIIAYLIEKDEYFYRDYLYSTPDGDYLDNAERFAFFSKAILEAIKITGFIPDVLHLNDWETALSAMFLKVHYKDDPLLRNVATLLTIHNLGYQGIFWHYDMHLLNLGWEFFTSEYLEFYGKINFLKGGIIFADIINTVSKKYSQEIQTPEFGFGLDGVLKKRASDLFGVVNGIDYEEWNPETDTKIPYNYGPDRIENKKLNKIALQKTLGLPVTDKPLIATISRLSEQKGLDLIIQAIPDLVNFDVQYVILGTGERKFHEDLEELKRTYPESIGLKIGYDDELAHLIEAGADIFLLASRYEPCGLNQLYSLKYGTVPVVRAVGGLDDTIVDYSENPSLGTGFKFSEYSKEALLSAIRRALSLYSDKTAWRQLIKRCMLQDFSWERSAREYIKLYKLAIERHGSR, encoded by the coding sequence ATGAAGGTTCTCATAGCCTCCCCCGAAGTCTACCCCTTTGTAAAGACAGGGGGCTTGGCCGATGTAACCGGAAGTCTCCCTAAGGCTTTAAAAAAACTGGGCGTAGATGCGAGGGTTATCCTTCCCAAACATAAGCAAATAGGCGAAAAGTTTCCCTTGCGATACCACAACTGGAAGATATCCTGCCCTATATCGAACAGAATTGTCGAGGCCGAAATAATCGAAAGCCAGTATGACGAAATAATTGCCTATCTCATTGAAAAAGACGAGTACTTTTATCGCGACTACCTCTATAGCACCCCGGACGGCGACTACCTTGACAACGCAGAAAGGTTTGCCTTCTTTTCGAAGGCCATCCTCGAAGCTATAAAGATCACAGGATTCATTCCTGACGTCCTCCACCTCAATGACTGGGAGACAGCCCTCTCCGCAATGTTCCTTAAGGTACACTATAAAGACGACCCTCTCCTTAGGAATGTGGCCACCTTACTTACCATCCATAATTTAGGCTATCAGGGCATCTTTTGGCATTACGATATGCACCTTTTGAACCTCGGCTGGGAGTTCTTCACTTCTGAGTACCTCGAGTTTTACGGAAAGATAAACTTCTTAAAGGGGGGCATAATATTTGCTGACATCATAAATACCGTAAGCAAAAAATATAGCCAAGAAATACAGACTCCTGAGTTCGGATTCGGGCTCGATGGCGTTTTAAAAAAGAGAGCCTCCGACCTCTTCGGCGTCGTAAACGGGATAGATTACGAAGAATGGAATCCCGAAACGGACACAAAAATTCCCTACAACTATGGCCCAGACCGAATAGAAAACAAAAAATTGAATAAAATCGCTCTCCAAAAAACTTTAGGCCTTCCAGTCACCGATAAACCCCTTATTGCAACTATCTCTCGCCTCTCCGAACAGAAAGGCCTAGACTTGATAATCCAGGCCATCCCGGATCTCGTAAATTTCGATGTTCAGTACGTGATACTGGGTACAGGCGAAAGAAAATTCCACGAAGATCTCGAAGAGCTCAAAAGAACGTACCCAGAATCCATCGGTCTTAAAATCGGCTATGATGATGAGCTTGCCCATCTCATAGAGGCCGGTGCTGATATCTTCCTTTTAGCCTCGAGGTACGAACCTTGCGGGCTAAACCAGTTATATAGTCTTAAATATGGAACTGTCCCCGTTGTGAGAGCCGTGGGAGGGCTTGACGACACTATAGTCGACTACAGTGAGAACCCTTCCTTAGGCACCGGCTTTAAATTCTCAGAGTACTCAAAGGAGGCTCTCCTATCTGCGATAAGACGGGCATTATCGCTATATAGTGACAAGACCGCATGGCGGCAGTTAATCAAAAGATGCATGCTACAGGACTTTTCCTGGGAAAGATCCGCAAGGGAGTATATAAAACTTTACAAACTTGCCATCGAGCGACATGGATCTCGTTGA
- a CDS encoding cobalamin-dependent protein (Presence of a B(12) (cobalamin)-binding domain implies dependence on cobalamin itself, in one of its several forms, or in some unusual lineages, dependence on a cobalamin-like analog.) produces the protein MKQPFVLLVNPYIYDFAAYNYWSKPLGLLYIGGILRKNKIEVLLIDCMEEDKRKKKEDGRSPYVKEKVKKPDALKEIKRPLRRYGISPKRLVAALKEIPNPDMIFVSSSMTYWYLGTKEVVHILKEIYPSIPIVVGGIYPSLCWEHAQRTLNGADLIVSKEKINTIYTYLEERLNIKFSFKPHLEDLNSLPLPAFDLYESVDFVPLLTSLGCVFRCTYCATNYLYPKMKRMKPKKVLEEISYWVSFGVRRFVLYDDCFLADKDNHAVPILRGIATFKEKVEIYNPNALNAVFIDDEVASLLSEAGFMEVRLGLESLNPFTQINTGGKVDTQGLRKAVSHLMAAGFKGKDIHIYLLAGLPNQRWEEVKESIDFVLDLGCTPHIAEYAPCPKTEMFEKNKRIARFPIDEEPLFHNNTLMPFAWSGFTEDDLQYLKSYLRQNIQRLSQDLTQRVPHKCLKEQLTQTFET, from the coding sequence GTGAAACAACCTTTTGTCCTTCTCGTTAATCCTTACATTTACGATTTTGCAGCGTACAATTATTGGTCCAAGCCACTCGGACTCCTCTATATCGGTGGGATTTTGAGAAAAAATAAAATTGAGGTTTTACTCATAGATTGTATGGAGGAAGACAAAAGAAAAAAGAAAGAAGATGGCCGCAGTCCTTACGTGAAAGAGAAGGTCAAAAAACCTGATGCCCTAAAGGAGATAAAACGGCCGCTTAGAAGATATGGCATTTCTCCGAAGAGACTCGTAGCGGCTCTAAAAGAAATACCGAATCCAGATATGATTTTCGTGAGTTCGAGCATGACTTATTGGTATTTAGGGACAAAAGAAGTTGTCCACATCCTAAAAGAGATTTATCCCTCGATACCAATAGTAGTCGGAGGAATTTATCCGAGCCTCTGTTGGGAACACGCCCAAAGAACGCTAAATGGAGCAGATCTTATAGTTTCGAAAGAAAAGATTAACACAATCTATACTTACCTCGAAGAGAGACTTAACATCAAATTCTCTTTTAAACCCCATTTGGAGGACTTGAATTCCCTCCCACTGCCTGCTTTTGATCTCTACGAATCGGTCGACTTTGTTCCCCTTCTAACTTCGCTCGGATGTGTATTCAGATGTACCTATTGTGCAACAAACTATTTATATCCAAAGATGAAAAGGATGAAACCGAAAAAAGTGTTAGAGGAGATTTCATACTGGGTTTCTTTTGGGGTTAGAAGGTTTGTTCTGTACGATGACTGTTTCCTTGCCGACAAGGACAATCACGCAGTCCCAATCCTTCGCGGAATAGCTACTTTTAAAGAGAAAGTGGAGATTTACAATCCGAATGCGCTAAATGCGGTTTTCATCGACGATGAGGTTGCAAGCCTTCTCTCGGAAGCAGGTTTTATGGAAGTAAGGCTTGGACTTGAGTCGTTGAATCCTTTTACCCAGATTAATACAGGCGGAAAAGTAGATACACAAGGATTGAGGAAAGCCGTATCACATCTTATGGCAGCTGGATTCAAAGGGAAAGATATCCACATTTATCTTTTGGCAGGGTTGCCCAACCAAAGATGGGAAGAAGTAAAAGAATCTATAGATTTTGTCTTAGATCTAGGATGTACCCCCCACATAGCCGAATACGCACCGTGTCCAAAAACAGAGATGTTCGAAAAGAACAAAAGGATTGCACGCTTTCCAATCGACGAAGAACCGCTATTCCACAATAACACGCTTATGCCCTTTGCCTGGTCAGGTTTTACCGAAGATGACCTTCAATATCTCAAATCTTACTTAAGACAAAATATTCAGCGGCTCTCCCAAGATTTGACCCAAAGGGTACCACACAAATGTTTAAAAGAACAACTCACACAGACTTTTGAGACTTGA
- a CDS encoding DUF3108 domain-containing protein — protein MRGLLLISLLIFTFVSFAFGQSSIGETFVGEELHYEIDLWFIKGIAEVTIFFSRSQTKGRYIITLKGRTKSLAAFASIERSDEYIAIAEEIDGGRRLKTVYYEENVTLGKRKRQLMCTFDENRGEWLIKRIKDGSEVREYHLKVPKSSDHNDFLTAAYNFRYGVYGQIKEGSNYSIPILRRKEFTNYEITVLRPKNGRSALKDYHVLIKVDPDLVNSSSGYVEGWLSSGLYPVEGLIRDVFLFGDVRGRLIKRVKAN, from the coding sequence ATGAGAGGTCTTTTACTCATCTCCCTTTTAATTTTTACTTTCGTCTCTTTCGCTTTCGGTCAGAGTTCAATCGGGGAGACTTTTGTAGGAGAAGAGCTCCACTATGAGATAGACTTATGGTTTATCAAAGGGATTGCAGAAGTCACAATCTTCTTTTCTAGGTCACAGACCAAAGGCAGATACATCATAACTCTAAAAGGCAGGACGAAAAGCCTTGCAGCCTTCGCATCTATTGAAAGATCCGACGAATATATCGCAATCGCGGAGGAAATCGATGGAGGCAGAAGGTTAAAAACGGTCTATTACGAGGAAAATGTCACTTTGGGCAAAAGAAAAAGGCAGCTCATGTGTACATTCGACGAAAATAGGGGAGAGTGGCTTATAAAGAGAATAAAGGATGGCAGTGAAGTTAGGGAATATCACCTCAAAGTACCAAAGAGCTCGGATCATAACGATTTTCTTACGGCAGCCTATAACTTCCGTTACGGTGTCTATGGTCAGATAAAGGAGGGTTCAAATTACTCTATTCCGATCCTTAGACGGAAGGAATTTACAAACTACGAAATTACTGTTCTTCGCCCAAAAAATGGTCGATCGGCTCTAAAAGATTACCACGTTCTCATAAAGGTCGACCCAGACCTTGTCAATTCTTCATCTGGCTACGTGGAGGGGTGGCTTTCTTCTGGCCTTTATCCGGTAGAGGGGCTCATTCGGGACGTATTTCTTTTTGGAGATGTTCGCGGAAGATTAATAAAAAGAGTAAAAGCAAACTGA
- a CDS encoding ATP-binding protein: MPSSDMDLVDIVRRLVEISHSNIRIDARISHIVRLLERAIESSEIFIYVLDKDKRLTLKYSTEKTETSSILSSYRPQLGEGIIGSVAQKRETLFFNIENVPRRLGLLLKPDLDNIIPSYRRFAFYPISDESNCYGVLALLSSSGTFFNSSETILLEITAKELVGLFKLNELYTDSKKRITELMTLSEIGKVLISNRDIDNVLKNLALILAKTFGADFVRIRINEKYTQNLPSCATFGTLSQNLESDLQRIESRVLGLSQPANTSVLDRYILYSTAIVSKGTTIGVITILRNPENPPLDELDGVYLLQTISNYLASGLESIFLNMELKNLVHELSLAQERIIEQEKLKSLGEMTANIAHEIKNPLVVIGGFTKRLAKKLELKSKEKHYLDIILSEVHRLEAILEEILNYARDVKLEMVPKNVKEILDELIQFFSHDPLWQKIRFLKDFEPEIPPILCDPHQIKQVFINILVNAHEAMAGEGTITIKTFKKIINEKPFVGIAFSDTGGGIDPLIVDNIFNPFFTTKEKGSGLGLSISNKIILSHKGKIEVQNHPGVGATFIVYLPAPYDSTSVKQNDKI; this comes from the coding sequence TTGCCATCGAGCGACATGGATCTCGTTGATATTGTCCGTCGCCTCGTAGAGATATCCCACTCGAATATCCGCATAGATGCGAGAATAAGTCACATAGTTCGTCTCTTAGAGAGGGCCATTGAATCTTCCGAAATCTTCATCTATGTCCTCGATAAAGACAAACGCTTAACCTTGAAATATTCCACGGAAAAGACTGAAACATCAAGCATCCTCTCTTCCTATAGACCGCAACTGGGAGAAGGCATAATTGGCTCCGTAGCCCAAAAAAGGGAGACTCTTTTTTTTAACATCGAAAACGTTCCCAGAAGGTTAGGGCTACTCCTAAAACCGGATCTGGACAACATAATTCCTTCTTACAGAAGGTTCGCCTTTTACCCCATCTCTGACGAGAGCAACTGCTATGGAGTACTTGCTCTACTTTCTTCCTCCGGCACATTTTTTAACAGCTCTGAGACTATCCTTCTCGAAATTACCGCGAAAGAATTGGTCGGCCTTTTCAAGCTTAACGAACTTTATACCGATTCGAAAAAAAGGATAACAGAGCTTATGACCCTTTCTGAGATTGGAAAAGTCCTCATATCGAACCGGGATATTGACAACGTTCTCAAAAATTTGGCCCTAATCTTAGCTAAAACTTTTGGCGCCGATTTTGTCCGGATAAGGATAAACGAGAAATACACACAGAACCTCCCCAGTTGTGCAACCTTTGGAACTTTATCCCAGAACCTTGAAAGCGATTTACAAAGAATTGAAAGCAGAGTCTTGGGCCTGTCTCAACCCGCCAACACTTCCGTTTTGGATAGGTACATTCTCTACTCAACCGCAATTGTGTCAAAAGGAACGACAATAGGAGTGATAACCATTTTGAGGAATCCAGAAAACCCCCCCCTTGATGAGCTCGATGGAGTGTACCTTCTTCAAACAATTTCTAACTACTTGGCTAGCGGTCTTGAAAGCATCTTCCTTAACATGGAGCTTAAGAACCTTGTTCACGAATTAAGTCTGGCCCAGGAGAGGATAATAGAACAGGAAAAACTAAAAAGTTTGGGAGAGATGACCGCAAACATCGCCCACGAGATAAAAAACCCTTTAGTCGTCATAGGCGGTTTCACAAAAAGGCTCGCAAAAAAGCTGGAGCTTAAGTCGAAAGAGAAACATTATCTCGACATAATTTTAAGTGAGGTCCATAGGCTTGAAGCTATTCTAGAGGAGATATTGAACTACGCAAGGGACGTAAAGCTAGAGATGGTTCCCAAAAATGTAAAGGAGATACTCGATGAACTTATCCAGTTTTTCAGTCACGATCCCCTCTGGCAGAAAATAAGGTTTTTAAAAGATTTTGAACCAGAGATCCCGCCTATTCTTTGCGATCCGCACCAGATAAAACAAGTCTTCATAAACATTCTTGTCAATGCCCATGAGGCAATGGCAGGGGAGGGCACAATAACGATAAAAACCTTCAAAAAGATTATAAATGAAAAACCATTCGTAGGGATCGCTTTTTCTGACACCGGAGGCGGGATAGACCCCCTCATCGTAGATAACATCTTCAACCCTTTTTTCACAACAAAGGAAAAAGGTTCAGGCCTCGGTCTTTCCATCTCCAACAAGATTATACTTAGCCACAAGGGGAAAATAGAGGTCCAAAACCACCCAGGAGTAGGTGCCACATTTATTGTTTACCTCCCAGCTCCTTACGACTCGACATCCGTAAAGCAAAATGATAAAATCTAA
- a CDS encoding 3'-phosphoesterase, translated as MPIFVVHEHHARKLHYDLRLEMEGVLKSWAIPKGPTLSPKDKRLAVLVDDHPIEYADFEGVIPEGSYGAGPVLIWDKGIYKLVKGSLDEGILEVSMEGRILKGLFVLTKLKNKKNDWLFIKKKDEYADYSFELKPLLSPEKAKEIKSRDL; from the coding sequence GTGCCTATCTTTGTAGTCCATGAACACCACGCAAGAAAACTCCACTACGATTTAAGGCTAGAAATGGAAGGGGTTTTGAAATCTTGGGCCATTCCAAAAGGGCCCACGCTTTCACCCAAAGACAAAAGACTAGCCGTTCTTGTGGATGATCACCCAATCGAATATGCCGATTTTGAAGGCGTAATTCCAGAAGGATCGTATGGTGCAGGACCTGTGCTCATTTGGGATAAAGGCATATATAAGCTAGTAAAGGGAAGCTTAGATGAGGGGATCCTAGAAGTGTCGATGGAAGGAAGAATTCTGAAAGGTCTCTTCGTCCTGACGAAGCTAAAAAACAAAAAAAACGATTGGCTCTTCATAAAGAAAAAGGACGAATACGCCGATTACTCTTTTGAGCTCAAACCTCTTTTGTCCCCTGAGAAAGCAAAAGAGATTAAATCACGCGATTTATGA